The DNA window GGCGGGATCGGCCCCGCGGACTGACGGTCTGGGCTCTCGCTCTGCGGTGGTGGCGCGAGGAGCCCACAGCATTCTGCGGAATTGTCCGGAAGAGCCATCCAGCACGCATCGGGGTATTCCGCTCGGCGATTCCCGGCGACCGCACGACCTGCGAATATCTGATTCTTTGCGTATGCCGGATGAAACGGCTATGCAACGGCAGCCCCGCGATCCCTCCCGCCCCTCGACGACGCTCCACGCTTGACCTTTCCTCCACAGAACCCCCTTGTCCACACTCTGCGGAGCGACCGTTCCTCCCCACTCCTCACTTATCCACATTTTCCACAGATTCACCGTCGCCCCTTGTGCCTCGATCCGGCGACGATAAACTGGTGGGACGATCGTTCGACGGAATGCCCAGAATTCATGAGCACTCCTTCGCGCGCAGTGCAGGGGTATGGGATCACGAGGGGGCGAGGCGGCGATGGGCGATCTTCGTGGGAGCACGGGGGCACCGTTCGGCGAGGAGGGACCCGGGCGGGGTCCGGCCCGCCGGAACCCGCCCGAGCCCGGCTCGGCCGCGTCCGCATCGCCCACCCCTGCCGCTCCCCGCCTGCCCGCGCACCTGCGAGCGGTCCATGCCGCCTCCCTCGAGGAGAGCCGTCGCCTCGCCGCGCACTTCACCGCCCTCGCCCCGTCCTTCCACGACACGGAGGGTCCGGACTTCGACGAGGACGCCGCCGAGGCCGAGCTGCTCTCGGTGGCGCTCGCGCTGCGCTGCACCCGCGCCGTCGCCCGCCGCATCCTCCACGACGCCCACGTGGCCGTCACCCAGCTCCCGCTCACACTGCTCCGGCTGCACAGTGGAGAGTTCCCCGCCGGGTGGTTCGACCGCATCCTGCGCCGCACCCGCCACCTCACCCCGCGCCAGCTGTCCGCGGTGGATGCCGCCGCCTCGCGCTGGCCCACCACCGTGACCACGGAGCAGTTCCATCACCGGCTCTCCCGGCTGCTGGGCCGCCTGGAGTCCCAGCAGGAGATCCCGGCACACCTGACCCCCGAGGGCCGGCGGCGGGTGGAGGTGCTGCCCGCACGGGACGACGGCATCGGCTGCCTGCGCGTGATCGGCCCGGTCCCGGAGATCCTGGCCCTCGCGCAGCGGCTCGACGCCGCCGCCCGTGCCGTCCAGGCGGCCCAGCGCCGCGCCTTCGAGACGGGGGAGGTGCCGCCGGTGGATCCGCGCGGGACCGTCGCCGAGACGGGGATCCCGGCCTCCCTCGCACTCATCCAGTACGACCTGCTCGGCGGCGCAGCCCTGGACACCGACGGGGTGCGGGTGCCGCAGCCCCGCTTCCGCCTGAACATCACCGTCCCCGTCATGACCCTGCTCGGCGGCTCCCAGGAGCCCGGCACGCTCGAGGGGACGATCCCGATCCCGGCCTCGATGGCCCGTGAGCTCGCCGGGCAGAGCGAGACCTGGCACCGCGTGCTCACCGACCCGTGCAGCGGCGCCTTCCTGCCCCTGCCCGCGACGACCTACGCCCCGACCCGCGCCATGCTCGAGCACCTGCGCCTGCGCAACTCCACCTGCGCGGTGCCCGACTGCACCCGCTCCACCTCCTGGGCCTCCGAGGCCGACCACATCGAGGAATACCAGCACGGGGACCCGGAGCACGGCGGCCTCACCGAGATCGAGAACCTGCACCTGCTGTGCTGGCAGCACCACCGGGCGAAGACCCACGGACTGCTGGACCCCGCCCGCCTGCCGAGCACCCCCGGCCTGCCGGGCCGGACCACCTGGTCGATCGGGGACCGGGTGAGCGTGATCGTCCGGGACAACGAGGATCTCGCCACCCCGCACACGACCGCGGCGCTGATGGACTCCTGGGCCCGCCACCAGGCACGGCTCGAGGCGCGACGACGCGCGCTCGAGCGGCGGAGGAACCCACCGCCACCCCCGTTCTGATCGCCCGCCGACCCGTCTGTCACACCCCTCCCCGAAGCTTCGTATGTACGTTCGAAGTCACGACCTGACCACCTTGAGGGCGCCCCGTCCGAGGCGTACAGTTCGAACACCTATTCGAACGCATGTGCGAAGAGCGCTGCGCGGGCCGGGAGGAGGAAGCACGATGGGCACAGCCCTGCAGATCGAGGACCGCGAGCAGCGCCTGTCCCGTGCCCGCGCCGCGCTGGGCGCGGCCGAGCGCTCCGCCGCCCGCTGGGGAGGGCGGATCGACCGCACCGCGCTGCGGTCCTCGCCGCAGTCCGTCGACGAGTCCGCCGACGACGGGCTCGGCACCCGCCTGCCGGTGCCGGGACCGCTCTCGAGCCTGTTCCCGCGCGGCAGCCTGCGCGCCGGCAGCTCCGTGGCGATCGAGGGCGCCGCGACCACCTCGCTGCTGCTGTCCCTCGCGGTCGCCGCGGCGGGGGAGGACTCCTGGTGCGCGATCGCCGGGATGCCGGATCTCGGACTGCGCTCCGCGATGGACGCCGGCCTGGACCCCTGCCGTCTCGCCCTCACCCCGGCCGAGGGGGACCAGCGGCCCCAGGTGCTCTCCGCCCTGGCCGACGGGGTGGGAGTGCTCGTGCTCGGCCCCGACCTGGAGCTGGCGCCCGCGCTCTGGCGCAGCCTGCTGGGACGGGCTCGCACCGCCGACACCCTGATCCTCGCCGCGGTCCCGCCCGGCCGCGCCGACCTCACCCTGCGCGCCGCCACCCAGGGCTGGACCGGGCTCGGGAAGGGCTCCGGGCGCCTGCGTCGGCGCCGCCTCGAGATCACCGCCGCGGGGCGGGGGATCGCCGGGCATCGCACCACCGAGGTCGTGCTCCCGCAGGTCAGCGGCATGATCGCGGACGTTCCTCAGAGCGTCGCAGCACCTCGCCCCGAGGAACGACCGATGCGCCTGCTGCAGCCGGTGCGGAGGGCGAGCTGATGAGCACGATCGCCGCCGCGCCCCGCACCGCCACCCGCACCGTCGCCGTCACCGTCCCGGACTGGCCGCTGCTCGCGGCGCTGGACCGCCACCAGCGCCGCGAGGAGAAGGAGAACGGTGAACCGGCACCCGCCCTCGACCTCGCCGCCGACCCCGTGGTCCTGCTCGAGCAGCACCGCGTCACCCACGCCGGGGTCGCGGCCCGCGAGGCCGGGGTCCTGCCCGGGATGAAGCGGCGCGCCGCCCGCGCCGCCTGCCCCGAGGCGCTCGTGCTGGAGGCGGACCGCGAGCACGAGTCCGCGCTGTTCGAGCTGGTCGCCGCCGCGGTGGACACGATCGCCGCCGGGGTCGACGTGCTGCGCCCCGGGGTGCTGCTGATGTCGGCCCGCGGGCCGGCCCGCCACCAGGGCGGAGAGGGGCCCCTCGCCGAGCGGATCCTCGATGCGGTCGCCGAGCTCACCGGCTGGGACTGCGCCGTCGGCATCGCCGACGGTCCCTTCGCCGCGCTGCTCGCCTCCCCGCCGGGACGGATCGTGCGCGAGGGCCGCAGCGCCGAGTACCTCGCCCCGCACCCGATCGACGCACTGCGCCACGCGCCCGTCGGCCCTGGCTGGGGGCACCGCGGGCAGCCCTCGGCCACCCGCCCCGAGCGGAGGCTGGACCTGGGGGAGACCGTCGACCTGCTGCAGCGCCTGGGCATCACCACCCTCGGGGACCTCGCCGCCCTGCCGTCGGCCGCGGTCGCCGACCGCTTCGGGCCGGATGTGGCGACCCTGCACCTGCTGGCCTGCGGCCAGGAGCCCACGCCGCCCGCAGCCCACCATCCCACCCAGCCGATCCTCGCCGAGACCACGCTGGAGACCCCGCTGGTGCGCACCGACCAGGCGGCCTTCATCGCCCGACCGCTGGCCGAGCAGCTGCACGACCGGCTCGTCGAGCACGGTCTGGTCTGCACCCGGCTGCGGATCGTGGCCCGCACCGAGGGCGGCGAGGAGATGGAGCGCACCTGGCGGCACGACGGGGCGCTGACCGTCGCCGACGTCGTGGACCGCATCCGCTGGCAATGCGACGGCTGGATCACCCGAGCCCGCCTCGGCGGCCCCGCGACCGGTGCGATCACCCGGATCGGCCTGCACCCGCTGCAGCTCGCCCCGGCGGGGGAGAACGCCCCCGCCCTGTGGGGCAGCGCGGGGGAGGCGGCCCAGCGCGCGGCCCGCGCCCTCGCCCGTGCCCAGGGCCTGGCGGGAGAGGACGCCGTGCAGGTGCCGATCCTCGCCGGCGGGCGGCTGCTGGCCGAGGAGGTGACCGCGGTGCCCTGGCGCAGCGAGAAGCCTGCGCGTCGAGAGGGGCCCTGGCCGGGATCCCTGCCGCGTCCGGTGCCGGCCACCGTGTTCCGCCGGCCGCCCGAGGTGCGGCTCGAGGACGCCGAGGGACAGCCCGTGGTGGTCACCGCTCGGGGCCTGCTGAGCGCTCCGCCCGCGCGTCTGCTCATCGCCGCGCCGGGACTCCCTGCCCTGCAGCGGGCGGGGCTCCGCGCCGGCTCCGGTTACCCGGTGATCGGCCACGGCGCCCCCGTCGTGATCGACGAGCGCTGGTGGGCCCGGGACGGCCACCGCGCCGCGCGCCTGCAGCTGGTGGTGCGCGGCGCGAGCGCCGAGGAGACCGCGGTGCTCGCCCTGTCCCGCACGGGGGAGTGGTCGCTGGAGGGGCTCTATGACTGAGGTGGACGTCTGATGCCCCGCTGGTTCCTGGGCCCGCCCGCGTGGAAGGACCTCGAGGCGATCCTCTCGGACCGTCCCGCCGAGCTGGTCGTCCCGCCGATCGTCGTCGAGCACACCGGCAGGAGCACCGAGGACGCCTACCGGCCCGCGAGCGCCGTCGACTACGCCGAGCTGCACGCCCACTCGCACTTCAGCTTCCTCGACGGCGCCTCGAGCCCCGAGGACATGGCCGTGCAGGCCTCCCGGCTGGGGCTCGGCGCGATCACCCTGATCGACCACGACGGGCTGCCCGGCGCCGTGCGCTTCGCGAAGGCCGCGGGGGAGGCGGGGATCGCGACCGTGTTCGGGGCGGAGCTGACCCTCGGGCTCGAGCCCGGGGCGGCCCTCGCCAGCAGCACCCCCGTCATCTCCGCGCCCCGCACCGGCGTGCCGGACCCGGACGGCGAGCACCTGCTGGTGCTGGTCCGCGACACGCACGGCTACCGGCAGCTCTCGGCCGCGATCGCCCGCGCCCATCTCGACAGCGGGCAGAAGGCGGCGCCGCGGTACCGCCTGGCGGAGCTGGGGCGCCTGGCGAGGGAGGGACGCTGGCTGATCCTCACCGGCTGCCGCAAGGGCGCGGTCACCCGTGCTGCGGCCGAGCATCTGGCGGTCGGGGACCTCGAGGCGGCCGCGCACGCCGCCGCCGGAGCGATCGCGCGCCTGGTGGAGCTGTTCGGGCCCGGCAACGTCGCGGTGGAGCTGGTCGCGGGCGGCGGGGGAGAGGCGGATGAGCTCCACGACGCGCTCGCCCAGGGCGCTCGCCTGGTGCGCGAGGAGTCCGGGCTCGATGAGATCTCGCTGCCGCTGGTGGCGACCACCAACGCCCACTACGCGCGGCCCGCGGACAAGCGCCTCGCCGACACCCATGCCGCCCTGCGCGCCGGGGTCTCGCTCGCCCAGGCCGATCCCCACCTCTCCTCCCGCCCCGCGCATCTGCGCAGCGGGGAGGAGATGGCCCAGCTGCTGCCCCGCTATCCCGGGGCGATCGCGCAGGCGGCGCGGCTGGGCCGGGACTGCGCCATGGACCTGCGCCTGCTCGCCCCGGACCTGCCGCCCTTCCCCGTCCCCTCCGGGCACGACGAGGCGAGCTGGCTGGTGGAGCTGGTGGAGATCGAGGGGCGCGAGCGCTACGGGCCGCGGCCCGCGCCGGGCCGACCCGAGCGGATCCCCGGGGCGTGGGCGCAGATCGACCACGAGCTGGAGGTCATCATCGACCTGCACTTCCCCGGCTACTTCCTCATCGTCCACGAGATCGTGGACTTCTGCGCCGGGGAGGGGATCCTCGCCCAGGGCCGCGGCTCGGCGGCGAACAGCGCCGTCTGCTACGCGCTGGGGATCACGGCGGTCGAGCCCGTCGGCCACCATCTGCTGTTCGAGCGCTTCCTCGCCCCGGAGCGGGACGGCCCGCCGGACATCGACATCGACATCGCCTCGGACCGCCGCGAGGAGGTGATCCAGCACGTCTACGAGCGCTACGGCCGGGAGAACGCCGCCCAGGTCGCCAACGTCATCACCTACCGGGCGAAGCTCGCGGTGCGCGACGCCGCGCGGGCGCTCGGCTACGACCCCGGTGCGCAGGACGCCTTCTCGAAGCGGATCGAGCGCTCCTTCTCCTCGCTCGCGGACGCCGACGTGCCGGAGGACGTCATCGCCCTCGCCCAGCAGCTGCGCGACGCCCCGCGGCACCTCGGCATCCACTCCGGCGGGATGGTGCTGTGCGACCGGCCCGTGATCGAGGTGTGCCCGGTGCAGTGGGCGGCGATGGCGGACCGCTCCGTGCTGCAGTGGGACAAGGAGGACTGCGCCGATGCGGGCCTGGTGAAGTTCGACCTGCTGGGGCTCGGGATGCTCACCGCGCTCGACCACGCGCTGAGGATCATCGCCGAGCACCACGGCCAGCACTTCGAGCTGCGCACCCTGCCGCAGGAGGACCCGGCCGTCTACGACATGCTCTGCACCGGCGACAGCGTGGGCGTGTTCCAGGTCGAGTCCCGCGCCCAGATCTCCACCCTGCCCCGGCTGAAGCCGCGCGAGTTCTACGACCTGGTGGTGGAGGTGGCGCTGATCCGGCCCGGCCCCATCCA is part of the Brachybacterium ginsengisoli genome and encodes:
- a CDS encoding DNA polymerase Y family protein; the encoded protein is MSTIAAAPRTATRTVAVTVPDWPLLAALDRHQRREEKENGEPAPALDLAADPVVLLEQHRVTHAGVAAREAGVLPGMKRRAARAACPEALVLEADREHESALFELVAAAVDTIAAGVDVLRPGVLLMSARGPARHQGGEGPLAERILDAVAELTGWDCAVGIADGPFAALLASPPGRIVREGRSAEYLAPHPIDALRHAPVGPGWGHRGQPSATRPERRLDLGETVDLLQRLGITTLGDLAALPSAAVADRFGPDVATLHLLACGQEPTPPAAHHPTQPILAETTLETPLVRTDQAAFIARPLAEQLHDRLVEHGLVCTRLRIVARTEGGEEMERTWRHDGALTVADVVDRIRWQCDGWITRARLGGPATGAITRIGLHPLQLAPAGENAPALWGSAGEAAQRAARALARAQGLAGEDAVQVPILAGGRLLAEEVTAVPWRSEKPARREGPWPGSLPRPVPATVFRRPPEVRLEDAEGQPVVVTARGLLSAPPARLLIAAPGLPALQRAGLRAGSGYPVIGHGAPVVIDERWWARDGHRAARLQLVVRGASAEETAVLALSRTGEWSLEGLYD
- a CDS encoding HNH endonuclease signature motif containing protein, whose protein sequence is MGDLRGSTGAPFGEEGPGRGPARRNPPEPGSAASASPTPAAPRLPAHLRAVHAASLEESRRLAAHFTALAPSFHDTEGPDFDEDAAEAELLSVALALRCTRAVARRILHDAHVAVTQLPLTLLRLHSGEFPAGWFDRILRRTRHLTPRQLSAVDAAASRWPTTVTTEQFHHRLSRLLGRLESQQEIPAHLTPEGRRRVEVLPARDDGIGCLRVIGPVPEILALAQRLDAAARAVQAAQRRAFETGEVPPVDPRGTVAETGIPASLALIQYDLLGGAALDTDGVRVPQPRFRLNITVPVMTLLGGSQEPGTLEGTIPIPASMARELAGQSETWHRVLTDPCSGAFLPLPATTYAPTRAMLEHLRLRNSTCAVPDCTRSTSWASEADHIEEYQHGDPEHGGLTEIENLHLLCWQHHRAKTHGLLDPARLPSTPGLPGRTTWSIGDRVSVIVRDNEDLATPHTTAALMDSWARHQARLEARRRALERRRNPPPPPF
- a CDS encoding error-prone DNA polymerase translates to MPRWFLGPPAWKDLEAILSDRPAELVVPPIVVEHTGRSTEDAYRPASAVDYAELHAHSHFSFLDGASSPEDMAVQASRLGLGAITLIDHDGLPGAVRFAKAAGEAGIATVFGAELTLGLEPGAALASSTPVISAPRTGVPDPDGEHLLVLVRDTHGYRQLSAAIARAHLDSGQKAAPRYRLAELGRLAREGRWLILTGCRKGAVTRAAAEHLAVGDLEAAAHAAAGAIARLVELFGPGNVAVELVAGGGGEADELHDALAQGARLVREESGLDEISLPLVATTNAHYARPADKRLADTHAALRAGVSLAQADPHLSSRPAHLRSGEEMAQLLPRYPGAIAQAARLGRDCAMDLRLLAPDLPPFPVPSGHDEASWLVELVEIEGRERYGPRPAPGRPERIPGAWAQIDHELEVIIDLHFPGYFLIVHEIVDFCAGEGILAQGRGSAANSAVCYALGITAVEPVGHHLLFERFLAPERDGPPDIDIDIASDRREEVIQHVYERYGRENAAQVANVITYRAKLAVRDAARALGYDPGAQDAFSKRIERSFSSLADADVPEDVIALAQQLRDAPRHLGIHSGGMVLCDRPVIEVCPVQWAAMADRSVLQWDKEDCADAGLVKFDLLGLGMLTALDHALRIIAEHHGQHFELRTLPQEDPAVYDMLCTGDSVGVFQVESRAQISTLPRLKPREFYDLVVEVALIRPGPIQGGSVHPYIRRRNKEEAVTFLHPKLEKSLGRTLGIPLFQEQLMQMVVDVADFTPAQADQLRRAMGSKRSTQKMLELSDALFEGMAKHGIVGEDADGIHRKLLAFANYGFPESHAYSFAYLVYASSYLKCHYPAAFTAALLRSQPMGFYSPQSLVADARRHGVLTLGPDVLASRARTDLETDGEHLGYRIDPPREQVQGERAAQGPAIRLGLDQVRGISTETAEQIVAERERGGDFASVPDLARRVRLTARQLEALATAGALDALASSRRQALWAAGAAAQESPGTLPHLAVGAQAPMLPGMSDVELATADAWATGITLADHPMALVREELTADGVLSIAGTRDAEDSSRIRVAGVITHRQRPATAGNVTFLSLEDETGILNVICSQGFWVRHRALLRTARAVVLRGIVENRTGVVNLAADDVAPLGLAAAGRSRDFQ